A genomic stretch from Helianthus annuus cultivar XRQ/B chromosome 1, HanXRQr2.0-SUNRISE, whole genome shotgun sequence includes:
- the LOC110936690 gene encoding cyclin-dependent kinase F-4, with protein sequence MEKYEKIMEIGRGSYGVVWKAMNKQTGEVVAIKKLNNEYKTNEDSMNLREVKSLIKIVNHPNIVKLKEIIRENNTLFLIFEYMECDLYQLMVERTKPFSESEIRNMCFQILQGLAYMHHKGYMHRDLKPENILVSKNILKIGDLGSARETNGEQPYTHYNVTTLCYRAPEVFLRSPCYNSSVDMWAFGAIMVELYTNQVVFDGSSDADVMQKICGVLGTPTESTWLSGLDLARNVLYRFPDFPGMRFSELLPTASSDAVNLVASLLSWCPSDRPTAMEALQHPFFHGCYCVPPTIRLEDTFLNSVPLVFKMAKQRELLKEKRSLTSCGSGLEKLDSNEDQILMLQSINFFDFME encoded by the coding sequence ATGGAGAAATACGAAAAAATAATGGAAATTGGACGTGGGTCGTATGGTGTTGTGTGGAAGGCGATGAACAAGCAAACCGGTGAAGTGGTTGCCATCAAGAAACTCAACAATGAGTACAAGACGAACGAAGACAGCATGAACCTGCGAGAAGTTAAATCACTCATCAAGATTGTGAATCATCCGAATATCGTAAAGCTCAAGGAAATAATAAGAGAAAACAACACGCTGTTCTTGATATTCGAATACATGGAATGCGATCTCTACCAACTTATGGTTGAACGAACAAAGCCTTTTTCTGAATCCGAGATTAGAAACATGTGCTTCCAAATCCTTCAAGGTCTTGCATACATGCACCACAAGGGTTACATGCACCGTGATCTCAAACCGGAGAACATTCTTGTTTCCAAGAATATACTAAAGATTGGTGATCTTGGTTCTGCCCGAGAGACAAATGGTGAACAGCCATACACCCATTATAATGTTACAACGTTATGCTATCGCGCCCCAGAGGTTTTTCTACGTTCGCCGTGTTACAACTCTTCGGTTGATATGTGGGCATTTGGTGCAATCATGGTTGAGTTGTACACCAACCAAGTAGTTTTTGATGGTTCTTCTGATGCGGATGTAATGCAAAAGATATGCGGCGTGTTAGGCACCCCAACAGAAAGTACATGGCTCTCGGGATTGGATCTTGCAAGAAATGTGTTATATCGGTTTCCAGATTTTCCTGGCATGCGGTTTTCTGAGTTGTTGCCGACCGCAAGCTCTGATGCGGTTAATTTGGTTGCTTCACTTCTTTCATGGTGTCCAAGTGATAGGCCGACAGCCATGGAAGCGCTTCAGCATCCTTTCTTCCATGGCTGTTATTGTGTGCCGCCAACAATCCGCCTTGAAGACACCTTCCTTAATTCCGTGCCGCTAGTGTTCAAAATGGCTAAGCAACGGGAGTTGTTGAAAGAGAAAAGAAGCTTGACTAGTTGTGGGAGTGGACTGGAAAAACTGGATTCAAATGAAGATCAGATTCTTATGCTGCAATCAATAAATTTCTTTGACTTTATGGAGTAA